A genomic segment from Mus caroli chromosome 17, CAROLI_EIJ_v1.1, whole genome shotgun sequence encodes:
- the Ldhal6b gene encoding L-lactate dehydrogenase A-like 6B: protein MAWATSILRASRRVSTTRVDFKDFGIALWPSQVQRVPPNRAWWSLTPTSSMATVKGELIQHISSEEPVLHNKISIVGTGSVGMACAIGIIAKGLTDELALVDNNEEKMKGETMDLQHGSVFIKMPNIVCSKDFRVTANSEIVIITAGARQEKDETRLNLVQRNVTIFKAMVAEIIKHSPRCKIIIVSNPVDILTFVTWKLSRFPTNRIIGSGCNLDTARFRYLLGQRLGIHSESCHGWVLGEHGDSSVPVWSGVNIAGVPLRELNSAIGTNKDPEKWGDVHKEVIASAYNIIKMKGYTSWAIGLSVTDIAESILKNLRKTHPVTTKIQGLYGIKEEVFLSVPCILGESGISDIIKVKLSPTEEAQMVKSAETIWKIQKDIKF, encoded by the coding sequence ATGGCCTGGGCTACAAGCATCTTGAGAGCCAGCAGAAGAGTGAGTACAACCAGGGTAGATTTCAAGGACTTTGGCATAGCTCTATGGCCCAGTCAGGTACAGCGTGTCCCTCCCAACCGGGCCTGGTGGAGCCTCACCCCCACGTCCTCCATGGCGACCGTGAAGGGTGAACTTATCCAGCACATCAGCTCCGAAGAGCCCGTTCTCCACAACAAGATCTCCATTGTAGGAACTGGATCAGTCGGCATGGCCTGTGCCATCGGCATCATAGCGAAAGGCTTGACTGACGAGCTCGCCCTTGTtgataataatgaagaaaaaatgaaGGGTGAGACGATGGATCTCCAGCACGGCAGTGTCTTCATAAAAATGCCAAATATTGTTTGCAGCAAGGACTTCCGTGTCACTGCCAACTCTGAGATAGTGATTATCACAGCGGGTGCACGGCAAGAGAAAGATGAGACACGCCTAAATTTAGTCCAGCGAAACGTAACCATCTTTAAGGCAATGGTTGCGGAAATTATCAAGCACAGCCCTCGCTGCAAAATTATTATTGTTTCCAATCCAGTGGATATCCTAACTTTTGTAACCTGGAAGTTGAGTAGGTTTCCCACAAACCGTATTATTGGAAGCGGCTGTAACCTAGATACAGCTCGTTTCCGTTACTTGCTTGGGCAGAGGCTTGGGATCCACTCTGAAAGCTGCCACGGGTGGGTCCTTGGAGAGCATGGAGACTCAAGTGTCCCTGTGTGGAGTGGTGTGAACATCGCCGGTGTGCCGCTGAGAGAGCTGAATTCAGCTATAGGAACAAACAAAGACCCCGAGAAATGGGGCGATGTCCACAAAGAAGTCATTGCCAGTGCCTataatattatcaaaatgaaaGGGTATACTTCCTGGGCCATTGGCCTGTCTGTAACTGATATTGCAGAGAGTATTCTGAAGAATCTCAGGAAAACGCATCCAGTTACCACCAAAATTCAAGGTCTCTATGGAATCAAAGAAGAGGTGTTCCTCAGCGTGCCTTGTATCCTGGGAGAGAGTGGCATATCTGATATCATAAAGGTAAAGCTGAGCCCTACAGAGGAGGCCCAGATGGTAAAGAGTGCAGAGACTATTTGGAAAATCCAGAAAGATATTAAGTTTTAA